Proteins encoded within one genomic window of Streptomyces profundus:
- a CDS encoding molybdopterin oxidoreductase family protein, whose translation MTHATARPAIDTHCPYCALQCGMRLAPGGGVGVEVRERPEFPVNRGALCGKGRTAPEVLSSAVRLTEPLVRDEASGALLPASWETALDRVAAGLAGVRALHGADAVGVFGGGGLTNEKAYALGKFTRLVLGSSQIDYNGRFCMSSAAAAGTRAFGVDRGLPFPLADVPRTGCVLLVGSNPAETMPPALRYFTELRENGGTLIVVDPRRTRTAEQADLHLAPRPGTDLALALGMLHLVVAEGRVDEAFVAERTSGWPAARAAAMAHWPEWVERITGVSVPQLRAAVEMFCAPEAAMVLTARGPEQQAKGTDTVGAWINLCLATGRAGRPFSGYGCLTGQGNGQGGREHGQKADQLPGYRLLADPAARAHVAGVWGVAPESLPGPGRSAYELLDALGRDTPDGVRALLLLASNPVVSAPRAAHVEERMRALDLLVVCDVVLSESARLADVVLPVTQWAEETGTLTNLEGRVLLRRRAVDPPPGCRSDLEVLHALAARLGWEKGFPSDPAEVFEELRRASAGGRADYSGITYARIEAEDGVFWPCPEGDGGPPHPGTPRMFLDRFATEDGRARFAPVSHRPSAEEPDEEYPVLLTTGRVLAQYQSGAQTRRVAELNAAAPGPFVQLHPRLAGRLGAVEGDALAVVSRRGRAVAPARISPDIRPDTVFMPFHWPGEGRANSLTNPALDPTSRMPEFKVCAVRVELVGGD comes from the coding sequence ATGACGCACGCCACGGCACGGCCGGCCATCGACACGCACTGCCCGTACTGCGCGCTCCAGTGCGGCATGCGGCTGGCGCCCGGCGGCGGGGTCGGGGTGGAGGTGCGGGAGCGTCCGGAGTTCCCGGTGAACCGTGGCGCGCTCTGCGGGAAGGGGCGGACCGCGCCCGAGGTGCTGTCGTCGGCGGTGCGGTTGACGGAGCCGCTGGTGCGGGACGAGGCGTCGGGCGCGTTGCTGCCGGCCTCGTGGGAGACGGCGTTGGACCGGGTGGCGGCGGGGCTCGCCGGGGTGCGGGCGCTCCATGGCGCGGACGCCGTCGGGGTGTTCGGGGGTGGTGGGCTGACCAACGAGAAGGCGTACGCGTTGGGCAAGTTCACCCGGCTGGTGCTGGGCAGTTCGCAGATCGACTACAACGGCAGGTTCTGCATGTCATCGGCGGCGGCGGCCGGCACCAGGGCGTTCGGCGTGGACCGGGGGCTGCCGTTCCCGTTGGCCGATGTGCCGCGCACGGGCTGTGTGCTGTTGGTGGGGTCCAATCCGGCGGAGACGATGCCGCCGGCGCTGCGGTACTTCACGGAGCTGCGGGAGAACGGCGGCACGTTGATCGTGGTCGATCCGCGGCGCACGCGGACGGCCGAGCAGGCGGATCTCCATCTGGCGCCGCGTCCCGGCACGGATCTGGCGTTGGCGCTCGGGATGCTGCACCTGGTGGTGGCCGAGGGCCGGGTGGACGAGGCGTTCGTCGCGGAGCGCACCTCGGGGTGGCCCGCGGCGCGGGCCGCCGCGATGGCGCACTGGCCGGAGTGGGTCGAGCGGATCACGGGGGTGTCCGTGCCCCAACTCAGGGCGGCCGTCGAGATGTTCTGCGCGCCCGAGGCGGCGATGGTGCTGACGGCGCGCGGCCCCGAGCAGCAGGCGAAGGGCACGGACACGGTGGGGGCCTGGATCAATCTGTGCCTGGCGACGGGCCGGGCGGGGCGCCCGTTCTCCGGCTACGGGTGTCTGACGGGGCAGGGCAACGGGCAGGGGGGCCGGGAGCACGGGCAGAAGGCGGACCAGCTGCCCGGCTACCGGCTGCTGGCCGATCCGGCGGCGCGGGCGCATGTCGCTGGGGTGTGGGGGGTGGCGCCCGAGTCGCTGCCGGGGCCTGGGCGCAGCGCCTACGAGTTGCTGGACGCGTTGGGGCGGGACACCCCGGACGGGGTGCGGGCGCTGTTGTTGTTGGCGTCCAACCCGGTGGTCTCGGCGCCTCGGGCGGCGCATGTGGAGGAGCGGATGCGGGCGCTTGACCTCCTGGTGGTCTGCGATGTGGTGCTCTCGGAGAGCGCGCGGCTGGCGGATGTGGTGTTGCCGGTGACGCAGTGGGCCGAGGAGACGGGCACCCTGACCAATCTGGAGGGGCGGGTGCTGTTGCGGCGCCGGGCGGTGGATCCGCCGCCCGGGTGCCGCAGCGATCTGGAGGTGCTGCACGCGCTGGCGGCCAGGTTGGGGTGGGAGAAGGGATTTCCCAGCGATCCGGCGGAGGTCTTCGAGGAGCTGCGGCGCGCCTCGGCCGGCGGCAGGGCGGACTACTCGGGTATCACCTACGCGCGGATCGAGGCGGAGGACGGCGTGTTCTGGCCGTGTCCCGAAGGGGACGGCGGGCCGCCGCATCCGGGGACGCCCAGGATGTTCCTGGACCGGTTCGCCACCGAGGACGGCCGGGCCAGGTTCGCGCCGGTCAGCCACCGCCCCTCGGCCGAGGAGCCGGACGAGGAGTACCCGGTGTTGTTGACGACGGGGCGGGTGCTGGCGCAGTACCAGTCGGGGGCGCAGACCCGGCGGGTCGCCGAGTTGAACGCGGCGGCGCCCGGGCCCTTCGTGCAGCTGCATCCCCGGTTGGCGGGGCGGTTGGGCGCGGTCGAGGGGGACGCGCTGGCGGTGGTGTCGCGGCGCGGGCGGGCGGTGGCGCCGGCGCGGATCAGTCCGGACATCCGGCCTGACACGGTGTTCATGCCGTTCCACTGGCCGGGTGAGGGGCGGGCCAACTCGTTGACGAACCCGGCGCTGGATCCGACGTCGCGGATGCCGGAGTTCAAGGTGTGCGCGGTGCGGGTGGAGCTGGTCGGCGGGGACTGA
- a CDS encoding cupin: MDDLTRLADEHLAQALTADHGRSAHLFLRDGPLRQSVIALAGGARLDEHEAPPAASVQVLRGEVVISWGADEVTLRAGQLARVPRERHDLTAVSDAVVLLTSVTANPEPVVVYDTRR, encoded by the coding sequence ATGGACGACCTCACCCGGCTCGCCGACGAACATCTGGCGCAGGCTCTCACGGCCGATCACGGGCGCAGCGCGCATCTCTTCCTGCGGGACGGCCCGTTGCGGCAGAGCGTCATCGCGCTGGCCGGCGGTGCGCGTCTTGACGAGCACGAGGCGCCGCCAGCGGCGAGCGTCCAGGTGCTGCGGGGCGAGGTGGTGATCAGCTGGGGCGCGGACGAGGTCACGCTGCGCGCCGGCCAGCTGGCCCGGGTGCCGCGGGAGCGGCACGATCTGACGGCGGTGAGCGACGCGGTGGTGCTGCTCACCTCGGTGACGGCCAACCCCGAGCCGGTGGTCGTATACGACACCCGGCGCTGA
- a CDS encoding bifunctional phosphatase PAP2/diacylglycerol kinase family protein, producing the protein MGALGRLDRRIFARVAAAEPPGVQAVLPRLSRAANHSRLWLASAGAIAALGGRPGRRAAARGIAALALASLTSNVFVKYAARRERPLIDGVPLARRLATPPRSSSFPSGHAASAAAFATGVALESGRIGAAVAPVAGAVAVSRVYVGVHYPADVLVGCALGVGAALITHRWWPRRAAETGLRHHSAAAPALPGGAGLVIVVNESAGQGGSDATRLRELLPEAEVRERAEDGDLLALLDEAVELAAERGGALGICGGDGSVNAAAARAVDRGVPLAVFPGGTLNHFALDTGIDTFESTVEAVAEGRAIAVDLARVRPVGRAKGPTTHFVNTFSIGLYPELVRAREALEGRIGKWPSAVVSLARVLRTGRPIEVEINGRAQRLWLLFAGNGLYSPEGFAPAHRTQLDDGLLDVRTVRADRRLARTRVVLAALTGTLGQSGVYAAARLPRLRLSGLGEGNALAYDGEAGPAPDDLLIDKHPRPLTVYRRR; encoded by the coding sequence ATGGGTGCCCTGGGGCGGTTGGACCGACGGATCTTCGCGCGGGTGGCGGCGGCCGAGCCGCCGGGAGTGCAGGCGGTGTTGCCCCGGCTGAGCCGGGCGGCCAACCACAGCCGGCTCTGGTTGGCGTCGGCGGGCGCGATCGCCGCGCTCGGCGGCCGGCCGGGGCGGCGGGCCGCCGCCCGCGGCATCGCCGCGCTCGCGCTGGCGTCGCTGACCAGCAATGTCTTCGTCAAGTACGCCGCCCGCAGGGAGCGTCCGCTGATCGACGGGGTGCCGCTGGCGCGGAGGTTGGCGACGCCGCCGCGCAGCAGTTCGTTCCCCTCGGGCCATGCCGCCTCGGCCGCCGCCTTCGCCACGGGTGTCGCCCTTGAGTCGGGCCGGATCGGCGCGGCCGTGGCGCCGGTCGCCGGGGCGGTGGCCGTCTCCCGGGTCTATGTCGGGGTGCACTATCCGGCGGATGTGCTGGTCGGTTGCGCGCTGGGCGTGGGCGCCGCGCTGATCACCCACCGCTGGTGGCCGCGCCGCGCCGCCGAGACGGGCCTGCGGCACCACTCGGCCGCCGCGCCCGCGCTGCCAGGCGGCGCGGGCCTGGTGATCGTGGTCAACGAGAGCGCGGGGCAGGGCGGTTCGGACGCCACCCGGCTGCGCGAGCTGCTGCCGGAGGCCGAGGTCAGGGAACGCGCCGAGGACGGCGATCTGTTGGCGCTGCTCGACGAGGCGGTCGAGCTGGCGGCCGAACGCGGCGGCGCGCTCGGGATCTGCGGCGGCGACGGCAGCGTCAACGCGGCGGCGGCCAGGGCCGTCGACCGGGGGGTGCCGCTGGCCGTCTTCCCCGGCGGCACGCTCAACCACTTCGCGCTGGACACCGGGATAGACACCTTCGAGAGCACGGTCGAGGCCGTGGCGGAGGGCCGTGCCATAGCGGTCGACCTCGCCCGGGTCCGCCCGGTGGGGCGCGCGAAGGGCCCCACCACCCACTTCGTCAACACCTTCAGCATCGGCCTCTACCCCGAACTGGTCCGCGCCCGGGAGGCGTTGGAGGGCAGGATCGGCAAGTGGCCGTCGGCCGTGGTGTCGCTGGCGCGGGTGCTGCGCACCGGGCGGCCGATCGAGGTGGAGATCAACGGCCGGGCCCAGCGCCTCTGGCTGCTGTTCGCGGGCAACGGCCTGTACTCCCCCGAGGGCTTCGCCCCGGCGCACCGCACCCAGCTCGACGACGGCCTGCTGGACGTCCGCACGGTGCGGGCGGACCGGCGGCTGGCCCGCACGCGGGTGGTGCTGGCGGCGCTCACCGGCACCCTGGGGCAGTCGGGCGTCTACGCCGCCGCACGGCTGCCCAGGCTGCGTCTCTCCGGCCTGGGCGAGGGAAACGCGCTGGCCTACGACGGGGAGGCGGGCCCGGCCCCCGACGATCTGCTGATCGACAAGCACCCCCGCCCGCTCACCGTCTACCGCCGGCGCTGA
- a CDS encoding AraC family transcriptional regulator, translating into MDPLTSLLEGPRARGAFLLRALMSPPWAVTVRDEAPLTLVCVVRGTTWVVPAEGEPRQLTAGGVAVLSGLSHYVVADDPLTEPQADIRPGGCCVAPDGTDMCATLTLGTRTWGTDEDGSHELLIGTYPMASGVSGGLLKALPPLLTLRERDWDSTLMPLLSKEIAREAAAQDVVLARVLDLLLISVLRAWFERPHSEPPGWYRAHVDPVVGPALRLLHEHPAHPWTVASVAAKVGVSRAALARRFSELVGRPPMAYLTDRRLDLAAELLGNPDLTVEGVARRAGYGSAFALSTAFKRERGVTPSGHRGLVASDNGRP; encoded by the coding sequence ATGGACCCGCTGACCAGCCTGTTGGAGGGCCCCAGGGCCCGGGGCGCCTTCCTGCTGCGCGCCCTGATGAGCCCGCCCTGGGCGGTGACGGTGCGGGACGAGGCGCCGTTGACCCTGGTGTGCGTGGTGCGCGGCACCACCTGGGTGGTGCCGGCCGAGGGCGAGCCACGGCAGTTGACCGCCGGCGGGGTCGCCGTGCTGAGCGGCCTCTCGCACTATGTGGTGGCGGACGATCCGCTCACCGAACCGCAGGCCGACATCCGTCCCGGCGGCTGCTGTGTGGCCCCTGACGGCACCGACATGTGCGCGACGCTCACCCTCGGCACCCGCACCTGGGGCACCGACGAGGACGGCAGCCACGAGCTGCTGATCGGCACCTACCCGATGGCCAGCGGGGTCTCGGGCGGGCTCCTCAAGGCGCTGCCCCCGCTGCTGACCCTGCGCGAGCGCGACTGGGACTCCACGCTGATGCCGCTGCTGAGCAAGGAGATCGCCAGGGAGGCCGCCGCGCAGGACGTGGTCCTCGCCCGCGTCCTCGACCTGCTGCTGATCTCGGTGCTGCGCGCCTGGTTCGAACGGCCGCACAGCGAGCCGCCCGGCTGGTACCGCGCGCATGTCGACCCCGTGGTCGGCCCGGCGCTCCGGCTGCTGCACGAACACCCCGCGCACCCCTGGACGGTCGCCTCGGTGGCGGCGAAGGTCGGTGTCTCCAGGGCCGCGCTGGCGCGCCGCTTCAGCGAGCTGGTCGGCCGACCGCCGATGGCCTATCTCACGGACCGCCGCCTCGACCTGGCGGCCGAGCTGCTGGGCAACCCCGACCTCACGGTCGAGGGCGTCGCCCGCCGCGCCGGCTACGGCAGCGCGTTCGCGCTGAGCACCGCGTTCAAACGGGAGCGCGGCGTCACACCGAGCGGCCACCGGGGCCTGGTGGCCAGCGACAACGGGAGACCCTGA
- a CDS encoding NmrA family NAD(P)-binding protein, whose amino-acid sequence MTTNSAHPRQEIAPHEILVVGGTGKSGRRVAALLPGARIGSRSGTPPFDWRTPSGWAPVLDGVRAVYLSYPTDVAAPGAADDLAAFAGLAREHGVRRLVLLSGRGMPWAADSERAITASGLDWTVLRGSWFSQNFSEEFLRDEVRAGSFTLPVPASTAEPFVDLDDLAEVAVAALTRPGHAGRVHELTGPRALTMTETARVLSAAVGRPVAFRSVAADDYRAALVAQGVPGEEADLLVHLFTEIFDGRNTPVTADVPTLLGRPARDFADYATRAAATGAWAPE is encoded by the coding sequence ATGACAACGAACAGCGCCCACCCCCGGCAAGAGATCGCCCCGCACGAGATCCTGGTCGTCGGCGGCACCGGCAAGAGCGGACGCCGCGTCGCCGCCCTGCTGCCCGGCGCCCGGATCGGCTCCCGTTCCGGCACGCCGCCGTTCGACTGGCGGACGCCGAGCGGCTGGGCGCCCGTCCTCGACGGCGTCCGGGCCGTCTACCTCAGCTATCCGACGGACGTGGCCGCGCCGGGCGCGGCCGACGACCTCGCGGCGTTCGCCGGCCTGGCCCGCGAACACGGCGTGCGGCGCCTGGTGTTGCTCTCCGGGCGCGGCATGCCGTGGGCCGCCGACTCGGAGCGGGCGATCACCGCCTCAGGGCTGGACTGGACGGTGCTGCGCGGCAGTTGGTTCAGCCAGAACTTCAGCGAGGAGTTCCTGCGCGACGAGGTGCGCGCCGGCTCGTTCACGCTGCCGGTGCCGGCCTCGACGGCCGAGCCGTTCGTGGACCTCGACGATCTGGCGGAGGTGGCGGTCGCCGCCCTGACCCGGCCCGGACACGCGGGCCGCGTCCACGAGTTGACCGGGCCGAGGGCGCTCACCATGACCGAGACCGCCCGGGTCCTGTCGGCGGCCGTCGGCCGCCCCGTCGCCTTCCGTTCGGTGGCTGCCGACGACTACCGGGCGGCGCTCGTCGCCCAGGGCGTCCCGGGCGAGGAGGCGGATCTGCTGGTCCACCTCTTCACGGAGATCTTCGACGGCAGGAACACCCCGGTCACCGCCGATGTGCCCACCCTGCTGGGCCGCCCGGCCAGGGACTTCGCCGACTACGCCACCCGGGCCGCCGCCACCGGCGCCTGGGCCCCGGAGTGA
- a CDS encoding GNAT family N-acetyltransferase, whose translation MAHMTELRTAHTADLDVPTLSAARALLDTVFGGDMTDQDWEHALGGVHALLWEDDELIGHASVVQRRVLHGGRALRTGYVEGVVVRADRRRRGHGAALMAALERVIRGGFELGALSATEEALGFYADRGWRRWQGLTWALTPLGIARTEEDDDGVFVLPLSGVPIDLTAELVCDWRDGDVW comes from the coding sequence ATGGCACACATGACCGAGCTGCGTACCGCGCACACCGCTGACCTGGACGTCCCCACGCTGTCCGCCGCGAGAGCCCTCCTCGACACGGTCTTCGGCGGCGATATGACCGACCAGGACTGGGAACACGCGCTCGGCGGCGTCCACGCCCTGCTGTGGGAGGACGACGAGCTGATCGGGCACGCCTCGGTCGTGCAACGGCGGGTCCTGCACGGCGGCCGGGCGCTGCGCACCGGCTATGTGGAGGGCGTGGTGGTCCGCGCCGACCGCCGCCGCCGGGGCCATGGCGCCGCGCTGATGGCCGCGTTGGAGCGGGTGATCCGGGGCGGCTTCGAACTGGGCGCCCTCTCCGCCACGGAGGAGGCCCTCGGCTTCTACGCCGACCGGGGCTGGCGCCGTTGGCAGGGGCTCACCTGGGCGCTCACCCCGCTGGGCATCGCCCGCACCGAGGAGGACGACGACGGTGTCTTCGTCCTCCCGCTCTCCGGGGTTCCGATCGATCTCACGGCCGAGCTGGTCTGCGACTGGCGCGACGGCGACGTCTGGTGA
- a CDS encoding NAD(P)/FAD-dependent oxidoreductase produces MRSRSRVVIVGGGMAGARLARALGAGGPEAPEVTVVAEERHPAYNRVLLAEVLAGRYPAEVIELPAAGPAIDWRGGTRVVGIDRGRRLVRCDDGAELPYDALVLATGSNPVLPPLRGLTPPAGGELPDGVHAFRTLDDALALADEAGHGRQAVVVGGGLLGVSAARALAARGARVVLAQQGGSLMERQLDASAATLLAEHLTARGVEIHTECRVRALRVERDGARRRVRGVELADGFVLDADLVVLACGVRPRVGLARSSGLTLGARGGIAVDDRLATSDPAVHAVGDCAEHAGRLYGLAGPAQDQADVLASVLTGGPARYAGTRALTRLTLPAAAGGPLDLAAFGATSAEPGDDEVRLTDATRGAYRKLVVRGDRLRGGILVGDLASVGTLARAWEGDEPLPDTSLLHLLTHDGGL; encoded by the coding sequence ATGAGGTCGAGATCCCGGGTCGTGATCGTCGGCGGCGGCATGGCCGGCGCCCGGCTCGCCCGTGCCCTGGGCGCTGGCGGTCCTGAGGCTCCGGAGGTGACGGTGGTCGCCGAGGAGCGGCATCCGGCGTACAACCGGGTGCTGCTGGCCGAGGTGCTCGCCGGGCGCTACCCGGCGGAGGTGATCGAACTGCCCGCCGCCGGGCCCGCCATCGACTGGCGGGGCGGCACCCGGGTGGTGGGCATCGACCGTGGCCGCCGGCTGGTCCGCTGCGACGACGGCGCCGAACTTCCCTACGACGCACTGGTGTTGGCCACCGGAAGCAACCCGGTGCTGCCGCCGCTGCGCGGCCTGACCCCGCCCGCCGGCGGCGAACTCCCGGACGGGGTGCACGCGTTCCGCACCCTGGACGACGCGCTGGCGCTGGCCGACGAGGCCGGGCACGGCCGCCAGGCCGTGGTCGTCGGCGGCGGGCTGCTGGGCGTCTCGGCCGCCAGGGCGCTGGCGGCCAGGGGCGCGCGGGTGGTGCTGGCGCAGCAGGGCGGATCACTGATGGAGCGTCAACTGGACGCCTCGGCGGCCACGTTGCTCGCCGAACATCTGACCGCGCGCGGTGTCGAGATCCACACCGAGTGCCGGGTGCGGGCGCTGCGCGTCGAACGGGACGGCGCGCGCCGCCGGGTGCGGGGCGTTGAGCTGGCCGACGGTTTCGTATTGGACGCCGACCTCGTGGTGCTGGCCTGCGGGGTGCGGCCCCGCGTCGGCCTGGCCCGGTCCTCGGGTCTGACGCTGGGCGCGCGCGGCGGGATCGCCGTCGACGACCGGCTCGCGACCAGCGATCCCGCCGTCCACGCGGTGGGCGACTGCGCCGAGCACGCCGGCCGGCTCTACGGGCTCGCGGGGCCGGCGCAGGACCAGGCCGACGTGCTGGCCTCGGTGCTGACCGGCGGGCCCGCCCGTTACGCCGGGACCAGGGCGCTGACCAGGCTGACGCTGCCGGCCGCCGCCGGTGGGCCGCTCGATCTGGCCGCCTTCGGCGCCACCTCGGCGGAGCCGGGCGACGACGAGGTGCGGCTCACGGACGCCACCCGGGGTGCCTACCGCAAGCTCGTGGTCCGTGGCGACCGGCTGCGCGGCGGGATCCTCGTCGGGGATCTCGCGAGCGTCGGCACGCTGGCCCGCGCCTGGGAGGGCGACGAGCCGCTGCCCGACACCTCCCTGCTCCATCTGCTCACCCACGACGGAGGGTTGTGA
- the nirB gene encoding nitrite reductase large subunit NirB: MSHTSASTSARTSASRSQPGETIVVIGHGMVGQRFLEELVDRGVTGRARVVVLAEEVRPAYDRVRLTSWFTGTSAEELSLTPEGFMARHGIELCLGDPAVAVDRAARTVATRSGRVVGYDTLVLATGSYPFVPPVPGSDAAGCFVYRTIEDLEAIRAGARSARGGVVVGGGLLGLEAAGALRGLGLDTHVVEFNARLMALQVDEGGGSALRRTVEGMGLTVHTGVGAQEIVTDASGAVEGMALSDGSTVATDLVVFSAGVRPRDQLAREAGLTVGQRGGIAVDDRCRTSDPRVFAIGECALASDGTVYGLVAPGYEMAAAAADAVAGRDGATFTGADTSTKLKLLGVDVASFGDAHGRTDGCLDVVYADSRAGVYKKLVVGRDGTLLGGVLVGDADSYGLLRPLTGSVPPAAPEQLVLPAGLAPAAALGPASLPDSAVVCNCHNVTKGAIGSAVTDHGCGSVAAVKSCTKAGTGCGSCVKVLGQLVDAELAANGVSVDRGLCGCFAHTRQELFEIVASLRITSYQALLDGHGREEARGGEGCEVCKPTVGSILASLAPSIGADDHVLAGEQAALQDTNDHFLANLQRNGSYSIVPRVPGGEISPEKLIVIGEVARDFHLYTKITGGQRIDMFGASVDQLPAIWARLVEAGFESGHAYGKALRTVKSCVGSTWCRYGVQDSVRMAIDLELRYRGLRAPHKLKSAVSGCARECAEAMGKDFGVIATAGGWNLYVGGNGGATPRHADLLAQDLTDTGLVRLIDRFLMFYIRTADRLERTSVWLERIGGGLDHVRDVVVDDALGICDELEAQMATHVASYRDEWAQTLSDPEKLARFVSFVNAPGTPDPSVRFVEEREQHKPDLTVLAGPTLPVRTLEGSTSR, from the coding sequence ATGTCCCACACGTCCGCGAGCACGTCCGCGCGCACGTCCGCGAGTCGTTCGCAGCCGGGCGAGACCATCGTGGTGATCGGCCACGGCATGGTCGGCCAGCGTTTCCTTGAGGAGTTGGTCGACCGTGGGGTGACCGGGCGCGCCCGGGTGGTGGTGCTCGCCGAGGAGGTGCGGCCGGCCTACGACCGGGTGCGTCTCACCTCCTGGTTCACCGGGACCAGCGCCGAGGAACTCTCCCTGACGCCCGAGGGCTTCATGGCGCGGCACGGCATCGAGCTGTGCCTGGGCGATCCGGCGGTGGCCGTGGACCGGGCGGCCCGCACGGTGGCCACGCGCTCCGGGCGGGTGGTCGGGTACGACACGCTGGTGCTGGCCACCGGCTCCTACCCGTTCGTGCCGCCGGTGCCGGGATCGGACGCCGCCGGCTGCTTCGTCTACCGCACCATCGAGGATCTGGAGGCGATCAGGGCCGGCGCCCGGTCGGCGCGCGGCGGTGTGGTGGTGGGCGGCGGGCTGCTCGGCCTCGAAGCGGCCGGCGCGCTGCGCGGCCTGGGCCTCGACACCCATGTGGTGGAGTTCAACGCCCGGTTGATGGCGCTCCAGGTGGACGAGGGCGGCGGCAGCGCGCTGCGCCGCACCGTTGAGGGAATGGGCCTCACCGTGCACACCGGCGTGGGCGCACAGGAGATCGTCACCGACGCCTCGGGCGCCGTCGAGGGGATGGCGCTCTCGGACGGTTCCACGGTGGCCACGGATCTGGTGGTCTTCTCCGCCGGGGTCCGCCCGCGCGATCAGCTGGCCAGGGAGGCCGGGTTGACGGTCGGCCAGCGCGGCGGCATCGCCGTCGACGACCGCTGCCGCACCTCCGACCCCCGGGTGTTCGCCATCGGTGAGTGCGCGCTGGCCAGCGACGGTACGGTCTACGGCCTGGTGGCGCCCGGCTACGAGATGGCCGCTGCCGCCGCCGACGCCGTGGCGGGGCGGGACGGCGCGACGTTCACCGGCGCCGACACCTCGACCAAGCTCAAGCTGCTGGGCGTGGACGTGGCCAGCTTCGGCGACGCGCACGGCCGCACCGACGGCTGTCTCGACGTGGTCTACGCGGACTCCCGCGCCGGCGTCTACAAGAAGCTGGTGGTGGGCCGGGACGGGACGCTGCTGGGCGGGGTGCTGGTCGGCGACGCGGACTCCTACGGCCTGCTGCGCCCGTTGACGGGGAGCGTGCCGCCGGCGGCGCCCGAACAGCTGGTGCTCCCCGCAGGGCTTGCCCCGGCCGCCGCGCTCGGCCCGGCCTCGCTGCCGGACTCGGCGGTGGTCTGCAACTGCCACAACGTCACCAAGGGCGCCATCGGATCGGCCGTCACCGACCACGGCTGCGGCTCGGTCGCCGCCGTGAAGTCCTGCACCAAGGCCGGTACCGGCTGCGGGAGTTGCGTCAAGGTGCTGGGTCAGCTCGTGGACGCGGAGCTGGCGGCGAACGGGGTCAGCGTCGACCGCGGCCTCTGCGGCTGCTTCGCGCACACCAGGCAGGAGCTGTTCGAGATCGTGGCCAGCCTGCGGATCACCTCCTACCAGGCGCTGTTGGACGGGCACGGGCGCGAGGAGGCGCGCGGCGGCGAGGGCTGCGAGGTCTGCAAGCCGACGGTCGGCTCGATCCTGGCGTCGCTGGCGCCCAGCATCGGCGCCGACGACCATGTGCTCGCCGGCGAACAGGCCGCGCTCCAGGACACAAACGACCACTTCCTCGCCAATCTCCAACGCAACGGGTCCTATTCGATCGTGCCCCGGGTGCCGGGTGGTGAGATCTCCCCGGAGAAGCTGATCGTGATCGGCGAGGTGGCGCGGGACTTCCACCTCTACACCAAGATCACCGGTGGCCAGCGGATCGACATGTTCGGCGCCAGCGTCGACCAACTGCCGGCGATCTGGGCGCGGTTGGTCGAGGCCGGCTTCGAGTCCGGGCACGCCTACGGCAAGGCGCTGCGCACGGTGAAGAGCTGTGTGGGCTCCACCTGGTGCCGGTACGGGGTGCAGGACAGCGTGCGGATGGCGATCGACCTGGAGCTGCGCTACCGGGGGCTGCGCGCCCCGCACAAGCTGAAGTCCGCCGTCTCGGGCTGCGCCAGGGAGTGCGCCGAGGCGATGGGCAAGGACTTCGGGGTGATCGCCACGGCCGGCGGCTGGAACCTCTATGTCGGCGGCAACGGCGGCGCGACCCCGCGCCACGCCGACCTGCTGGCGCAGGACCTCACGGACACCGGACTCGTCCGGCTGATCGACCGCTTCCTGATGTTCTACATCCGCACCGCCGACCGGCTGGAGCGGACCTCGGTGTGGCTGGAGCGCATCGGCGGCGGTCTCGACCATGTGCGGGACGTGGTGGTGGACGACGCACTGGGCATCTGCGACGAGTTGGAGGCCCAGATGGCCACCCATGTGGCCAGCTACCGCGACGAGTGGGCTCAGACGTTGAGCGATCCGGAGAAGCTGGCACGCTTTGTCTCCTTTGTGAACGCGCCGGGCACGCCCGATCCCTCGGTGCGCTTTGTCGAGGAGCGCGAGCAGCACAAGCCCGATCTGACCGTTCTGGCCGGGCCCACGCTCCCGGTCCGCACCCTGGAAGGAAGCACCTCCCGATGA
- a CDS encoding nitrite reductase (NAD(P)H) small subunit, with product MTVTALPPRPAATATPDSPVETAVQIAVDGAWVPVCELAALTPGRGVAVLLPDGRQAAVFLDRRGAVHAVGNRDPFTGAFVLSRGLLGSTGNDGRPFVASPLLKQRFDLTDGSCLDAPDDPARALPTFPVRLR from the coding sequence ATGACCGTCACCGCCCTGCCGCCCCGCCCCGCCGCCACAGCCACCCCGGACTCCCCCGTGGAGACCGCCGTCCAGATCGCCGTGGACGGCGCCTGGGTGCCGGTCTGCGAACTGGCCGCCCTGACCCCGGGCCGGGGCGTCGCCGTGCTGCTCCCGGACGGCCGGCAGGCCGCCGTCTTCCTCGACCGGCGCGGCGCGGTCCACGCCGTCGGCAACCGCGACCCGTTCACCGGCGCCTTCGTGCTCTCCCGTGGGCTGCTGGGCTCGACGGGCAACGACGGCCGTCCCTTCGTCGCCTCCCCGCTGCTCAAGCAGCGGTTCGACCTGACCGACGGCAGCTGCCTCGACGCCCCCGACGATCCCGCCAGGGCGCTGCCGACCTTCCCCGTCCGGCTTCGGTAG